In one Candidatus Nanopelagicus limnes genomic region, the following are encoded:
- the lepB gene encoding signal peptidase I, protein MPKKGSFLRELPVIVVSALIVSILVKTFLLHFFYIPSGSMENTLQVGDRIAVNKFGALFSEIKRGEVVVFGDPDKWLGQVSEATDPKPIAMIKSGLIAVGVLPDPAKQYLIKRVIGVGGDNVTCCDSDGKIQVNGVAITEPYIYAGDKPSDTKFNIDVPAGFIWVMGDHRSASTDSRYQPDSANNGLVPLSKVVGRATFIIWPFGNIAILDKGEDLKKIPVKAQS, encoded by the coding sequence ATGCCTAAGAAGGGTTCGTTCCTTCGCGAACTACCTGTCATTGTTGTTTCTGCCTTAATTGTTTCAATTCTGGTTAAAACCTTTTTGTTGCATTTTTTCTACATTCCTTCTGGATCAATGGAAAATACACTTCAGGTAGGTGATCGAATTGCAGTAAATAAATTTGGAGCCCTGTTTAGCGAGATTAAACGAGGTGAGGTTGTTGTATTTGGTGATCCTGATAAGTGGTTAGGCCAGGTTTCAGAAGCTACCGATCCAAAGCCAATCGCAATGATTAAGTCAGGTTTGATTGCTGTTGGCGTGTTACCTGATCCGGCAAAACAATACTTAATCAAACGAGTAATTGGTGTCGGCGGTGACAACGTAACCTGCTGTGATTCTGATGGAAAAATACAAGTAAATGGTGTGGCAATTACTGAGCCATACATATATGCGGGCGATAAGCCAAGTGATACTAAATTTAATATTGATGTTCCTGCGGGCTTTATTTGGGTAATGGGCGATCATAGATCTGCAAGTACTGACTCAAGATATCAACCAGATAGTGCCAATAATGGCTTGGTGCCACTGAGTAAAGTGGTGGGTCGAGCCACTTTCATAATCTGGCCATTTGGAAATATTGCAATACTTGATAAGGGTGAAGATTTAAAAAAGATTCCAGTAAAAGCTCAATCTTAG
- a CDS encoding P-II family nitrogen regulator, which produces MKLITAIIKPQKLDAVKEALVSQGITGMTVSEAKGFGRQLGLTEVYRGTQYKVDLIPKIRLEVLVSTKTADKAIEIIVNAARTGSIGDGKVWATAVESVTRVRTGESGEEAI; this is translated from the coding sequence ATGAAGTTAATTACCGCAATTATTAAGCCACAAAAACTAGATGCAGTTAAAGAGGCGCTAGTTTCACAAGGCATAACTGGTATGACTGTTTCAGAAGCTAAAGGTTTCGGTCGCCAACTTGGCCTTACTGAGGTTTATCGTGGAACCCAATACAAGGTGGATCTCATACCGAAAATAAGATTGGAAGTATTGGTTAGTACTAAAACTGCAGATAAAGCAATAGAAATTATTGTTAATGCTGCTAGGACCGGAAGCATTGGCGATGGCAAAGTATGGGCCACAGCAGTTGAATCAGTAACTCGGGTTCGAACCGGTGAGAGTGGTGAAGAAGCAATCTAA
- the dprA gene encoding DNA-processing protein DprA, whose amino-acid sequence MLDEKTAKLILFSAVDPVDTFWQYEVLRSGAINTYQKITRGSAYLKIPDFSQIRNRVLRANVEDLKSEIMAANAEFISSEDLDWPASCQDLSAPPIGLVIKGDRKLLAQLGNSISIVGSRRPTNYGLNVANKLATDAAKQQIVVISGGAYGIDTAAHKAAIIAGGRTISVLAGGVSCLYPLENRELFSEITKAGLLISEVMPSVKTMPARFLIRNRLIAALSVATVVVEAEFVSGSIRTARDAAEIFRPVFAIPGQISSKLSDGCHRLIAERVADIATSLDEILEVIKPLQLR is encoded by the coding sequence ATGTTAGATGAAAAAACTGCCAAACTAATCCTATTCTCAGCAGTAGATCCAGTTGATACTTTCTGGCAATACGAGGTTTTAAGAAGCGGGGCGATTAATACCTACCAAAAGATAACAAGAGGCTCTGCGTATCTTAAGATTCCAGATTTTTCGCAGATTAGAAATAGAGTTTTAAGGGCAAATGTTGAGGATCTTAAGTCTGAAATTATGGCCGCAAATGCTGAGTTTATAAGTAGTGAAGATCTAGATTGGCCGGCCTCTTGTCAAGATCTTTCAGCGCCACCAATTGGATTAGTAATCAAGGGTGATCGAAAATTACTTGCGCAACTTGGCAACTCAATTTCAATTGTTGGAAGTCGTAGGCCAACAAACTATGGCTTAAATGTTGCAAATAAACTAGCTACTGATGCCGCTAAACAACAAATTGTGGTGATAAGTGGAGGTGCTTATGGAATTGATACTGCAGCACATAAGGCAGCAATAATTGCTGGCGGTAGAACTATCTCAGTTTTAGCCGGAGGAGTGAGTTGCCTCTACCCACTTGAAAATCGGGAGCTGTTTTCAGAAATTACCAAAGCCGGATTATTGATTTCAGAGGTTATGCCAAGTGTTAAAACCATGCCAGCTCGTTTTTTGATTCGAAATCGTTTAATTGCAGCCTTATCTGTGGCCACCGTAGTAGTTGAAGCAGAGTTTGTTAGCGGTTCCATAAGAACAGCGCGTGATGCTGCTGAGATATTTAGGCCAGTTTTTGCGATTCCGGGCCAGATATCATCAAAGTTAAGCGATGGCTGTCACCGACTAATTGCCGAACGAGTCGCGGATATTGCAACTAGTTTGGATGAAATACTAGAAGTGATAAAACCCTTGCAATTGCGATAG
- the era gene encoding GTPase Era has translation MENFKAGFVAIVGRPNTGKSTLVNALVGTKIVITSHHPNTTRNPIRGIINREKYQMIVVDTPGMHKPKTALGTRLNSMVNENMQSNDAVLLCLPADEEIGAGDEYIAKQIKGNQKVFLVVTKVDKISKSDLAVRLMAVNEFALRLNLQDAEIIPVSAKNLDQTELLLELLSVHLPESPALYPTDINTDQAQELMFADLIREAAIEELYEELPHSVMVTIEEMGERDDGKIFDISATLHVERDSQKGIIIGPQGSKLKAIGSLARKSIENLVGMQVFLQIHVKVSKEWQKDPKLLAKLGFTDALSD, from the coding sequence ATGGAAAACTTCAAAGCTGGTTTTGTGGCAATTGTCGGTCGCCCAAATACCGGAAAATCTACCTTGGTAAATGCTCTGGTTGGAACAAAGATAGTTATTACATCTCACCATCCAAATACCACCAGAAATCCAATACGCGGCATAATAAATCGCGAGAAATATCAAATGATTGTGGTTGATACTCCAGGAATGCATAAACCAAAAACTGCACTTGGCACGAGATTGAACTCCATGGTGAATGAAAACATGCAATCAAATGATGCTGTGCTTCTATGCTTGCCAGCAGATGAGGAAATAGGTGCTGGTGATGAGTACATTGCCAAGCAGATTAAAGGAAATCAGAAAGTTTTCTTAGTAGTGACCAAAGTTGATAAAATCTCAAAATCAGATTTAGCGGTTAGGTTAATGGCTGTAAATGAGTTTGCACTTAGATTAAATCTGCAAGATGCTGAGATAATCCCAGTATCGGCTAAAAATCTAGATCAAACCGAACTTTTGCTTGAATTACTTTCAGTACATTTGCCGGAATCGCCAGCGCTTTATCCCACCGATATAAATACTGATCAAGCGCAGGAGTTGATGTTTGCTGATCTGATTAGAGAGGCGGCGATCGAAGAGCTATATGAAGAGCTGCCACACTCGGTGATGGTTACCATTGAAGAGATGGGCGAGCGGGATGATGGAAAGATATTTGATATCAGCGCCACATTACATGTTGAGCGCGATAGTCAAAAAGGAATAATTATTGGACCACAAGGAAGTAAGTTAAAAGCCATTGGCAGTTTAGCTAGAAAATCTATCGAGAATCTTGTTGGCATGCAGGTCTTCCTGCAAATTCATGTAAAGGTTTCAAAAGAGTGGCAGAAAGATCCAAAACTATTAGCTAAATTAGGATTTACTGACGCACTTTCCGACTAG
- a CDS encoding ammonium transporter has translation MAEVVLNTGDTAWVLASTALVLLMTPGLALFYGGMVRAKSVLNMMLMSMVTIGIVSVLWVIYGFKLAFGYEANSQWYGEISLSGLGSAVNELTNNGGVYPIPLLAFAAFQLMFAIITPALISGAIADRTKFTAWAVFVTVWVTLVYFPVAHWVFAFGNKVGDKVTGAGFLAARGVQDFAGGTAVHINAGAAGLAMAIILGRRVGWRRESMRPHSLPLVLIGAGLLWFGWFGFNAGSALGANGTAALALLNTQVATAAAALGWLVVEKLRDGHPTSLGVASGAVAGLVAITPACAFVAPWAAVVIGLIAGILCALAVGLKYLFNFDDSLDVVGVHLVGGLWGCLSLGFFGSSAINSLGLDGIFYGGGATLLGKQAFGAFFVLTYSFIVTLIIGFAIDKTIGLRVKAEAEISGIDYDQHAETGYELTNSSRGGFSS, from the coding sequence ATGGCAGAAGTAGTTTTAAACACTGGTGATACGGCTTGGGTTTTAGCAAGTACAGCATTGGTGCTTTTAATGACACCAGGATTGGCACTTTTCTACGGCGGCATGGTTCGTGCTAAAAGTGTTTTGAATATGATGTTAATGTCAATGGTAACAATTGGCATCGTTAGTGTGTTGTGGGTAATTTATGGATTCAAATTAGCCTTTGGCTATGAAGCAAACTCACAGTGGTATGGAGAGATATCTCTATCTGGTTTGGGTAGTGCGGTAAACGAATTAACTAATAACGGTGGTGTTTATCCAATTCCATTACTAGCATTTGCTGCTTTCCAACTTATGTTTGCGATTATTACGCCAGCTTTAATATCAGGCGCTATTGCAGATAGAACTAAGTTCACAGCTTGGGCAGTTTTTGTAACAGTCTGGGTTACTTTGGTTTATTTCCCAGTTGCACACTGGGTCTTTGCCTTTGGAAATAAGGTTGGCGATAAGGTAACGGGGGCTGGATTCTTAGCAGCCAGAGGTGTGCAAGATTTTGCAGGTGGAACCGCTGTTCATATAAATGCTGGCGCAGCTGGTCTTGCAATGGCAATCATCCTTGGTAGGCGAGTGGGATGGCGACGAGAATCGATGCGACCACACTCACTGCCATTGGTGTTAATTGGTGCTGGTTTGCTTTGGTTTGGTTGGTTTGGATTTAATGCTGGATCTGCATTGGGAGCAAATGGCACCGCAGCTTTAGCATTGTTAAACACTCAAGTAGCAACAGCGGCCGCAGCATTGGGGTGGCTAGTAGTAGAAAAACTAAGAGATGGTCATCCAACTTCACTCGGCGTTGCATCTGGTGCAGTCGCCGGCTTAGTTGCAATTACGCCAGCATGCGCATTTGTTGCCCCATGGGCAGCAGTTGTAATCGGTTTGATTGCTGGAATCTTATGCGCGCTTGCAGTTGGCCTTAAGTATCTATTCAACTTTGATGATTCACTAGATGTTGTTGGCGTTCACTTAGTTGGTGGATTATGGGGCTGCTTATCACTTGGCTTCTTTGGCAGTAGCGCAATCAATAGCCTTGGCTTAGATGGCATCTTCTATGGTGGTGGCGCCACTTTGCTTGGCAAGCAGGCATTTGGAGCTTTCTTTGTTTTAACTTACTCCTTTATCGTCACCTTAATTATCGGCTTTGCTATCGATAAGACGATTGGACTTAGAGTTAAAGCGGAGGCTGAAATTTCTGGAATTGATTACGATCAACATGCAGAAACTGGATATGAATTAACTAATAGTTCAAGAGGAGGTTTTAGCTCATGA
- the ffh gene encoding signal recognition particle protein: MFEALGQRFTSLFSGLRGKVSQAQLVEFSSDIKNALLDSDVALLVADKFSKQVLEEFNNQAESINKSTNPSQKIFEIVNAQLTQILGGSERRLKFAKVAPTVILLIGLQGAGKTSLAGKLANYLKLQGNTPLLVAADLQRPNAVNQLQVVGESTKTPVFAPEPGNGVGNPISVAKAGVEFAKEKLHNFVIIDTAGRTGIDQELMNQVTSIRDAVKPDEIFFVVDAMTGQDAAVTAKAFADGVGFDAVVLTKLDGDARGGAALSIVEITGKPIIFASTGEKISDFDLFYPDRMASRILGMGDVASLAEQAKRAMPEETSKKLEDKFVKGEEFTFEDFLSQLEAMKNMGSMSKLMGLLPGAAGMKKQIENFDESELVRTRAIIQSMTPMERNDPKVLNGSRRSRIALGSGRAVSEINSLVERFSQAQKMMKQMRGGNMPAGLPNIGSMPKPQQSNNIPKKKSRSGNPAKRALEEGI; the protein is encoded by the coding sequence ATGTTTGAAGCGCTAGGCCAGAGATTTACATCATTATTTTCTGGCCTGCGCGGTAAAGTTTCGCAGGCACAGTTAGTAGAATTTTCATCAGATATAAAAAATGCCCTCCTTGATTCAGATGTTGCCCTTTTAGTTGCTGATAAATTCTCAAAGCAGGTTTTAGAGGAATTTAACAATCAAGCGGAGTCAATCAATAAAAGTACAAACCCATCCCAGAAGATCTTTGAAATTGTAAACGCGCAGTTAACTCAAATATTAGGTGGATCAGAACGTCGGCTTAAGTTTGCAAAAGTAGCGCCAACAGTAATTTTGTTAATAGGTCTGCAAGGCGCAGGAAAAACTTCACTCGCTGGTAAATTAGCCAATTACTTAAAGCTCCAAGGGAATACACCACTGCTAGTTGCAGCAGATTTACAAAGACCTAACGCAGTTAATCAGCTTCAAGTAGTCGGTGAATCAACTAAAACTCCAGTTTTTGCACCAGAGCCTGGCAACGGTGTGGGCAATCCCATTTCAGTTGCGAAAGCAGGAGTTGAATTTGCAAAAGAGAAGTTACATAATTTTGTAATTATTGATACAGCTGGGCGAACTGGTATTGATCAAGAGTTGATGAATCAGGTCACTAGTATCCGTGACGCTGTTAAACCAGATGAAATTTTCTTTGTAGTTGATGCTATGACTGGTCAAGACGCAGCAGTAACAGCGAAAGCATTTGCAGATGGTGTTGGATTTGATGCAGTGGTATTAACCAAATTAGATGGTGACGCCAGAGGTGGCGCAGCGCTTTCAATTGTTGAAATTACGGGTAAGCCCATAATTTTTGCATCCACTGGAGAAAAAATTTCTGATTTTGATCTCTTTTATCCAGATCGTATGGCTTCGCGAATTTTGGGAATGGGAGATGTTGCTTCCTTAGCTGAACAAGCCAAGCGGGCAATGCCGGAGGAGACTTCGAAAAAGCTAGAGGATAAATTTGTTAAGGGTGAGGAGTTTACATTTGAGGACTTCCTGTCTCAGTTAGAAGCGATGAAAAACATGGGCAGCATGAGTAAGTTAATGGGATTACTGCCAGGTGCTGCAGGCATGAAGAAGCAAATAGAAAATTTTGATGAATCAGAATTAGTAAGAACTCGAGCAATAATTCAATCAATGACTCCAATGGAGCGTAATGATCCAAAAGTATTAAATGGTTCTAGGAGATCAAGAATTGCTCTCGGCAGCGGCCGAGCAGTTTCAGAGATCAACTCTTTAGTTGAAAGATTTTCCCAAGCTCAAAAAATGATGAAGCAAATGCGTGGAGGCAATATGCCAGCCGGATTACCAAATATTGGATCGATGCCAAAACCACAACAATCAAATAACATCCCAAAGAAGAAATCTCGATCTGGAAATCCCGCTAAGCGGGCGCTGGAAGAGGGTATTTAG
- the ftsY gene encoding signal recognition particle-docking protein FtsY: MSLFKRLFNAVRSGSVSNEQWDDIRSNLISADLGVKLVDQVIAEAKSAKPENAQQSITYVIKQWLSSKDRAIAKNSDRVSTILVVGVNGTGKTTSTAKLANLIKNEKNTVLLAAADTFRAAAVDQLQTWASRIDIEVVSGAANGDPAAVAFSAITKAKSENYNYLLVDTAGRLHTKENLMQELGKVIRVIEKQSPVDEILLVLDATTGQNGINQAKVFIEAAGVTGFILTKLDGSAKGGVGLAIEKEFGLPIKFIGTGEQISDLAPFDPEQYIASLFD; the protein is encoded by the coding sequence ATGAGTTTATTTAAACGTTTATTTAATGCAGTTAGATCTGGCTCAGTTTCGAATGAGCAGTGGGATGATATTCGAAGTAATTTAATCTCAGCAGACCTTGGCGTAAAGCTAGTTGATCAGGTTATTGCAGAGGCGAAGTCGGCAAAGCCTGAAAATGCACAGCAATCAATTACATATGTGATTAAGCAATGGCTAAGTAGTAAAGATAGGGCAATCGCTAAGAATTCAGATCGGGTAAGCACCATATTGGTCGTAGGGGTTAACGGAACTGGGAAAACGACCTCAACTGCAAAGTTAGCAAATTTGATTAAGAATGAGAAAAATACTGTTTTGTTAGCAGCAGCTGACACGTTTCGCGCAGCTGCCGTTGATCAGTTGCAAACTTGGGCAAGTCGAATTGATATTGAGGTTGTAAGCGGAGCAGCAAATGGTGATCCGGCTGCTGTTGCTTTTTCAGCAATCACTAAAGCCAAATCTGAAAACTACAACTATCTTCTTGTGGATACTGCCGGAAGATTGCACACCAAAGAGAATTTGATGCAGGAATTAGGAAAAGTTATCAGAGTTATCGAAAAGCAGTCACCTGTTGATGAAATTTTATTGGTACTTGACGCTACTACTGGTCAAAATGGAATTAATCAGGCAAAGGTTTTCATTGAAGCCGCCGGTGTGACGGGATTTATTCTCACTAAATTAGACGGTTCGGCAAAGGGTGGGGTAGGCCTTGCGATCGAGAAAGAGTTTGGATTGCCGATTAAATTTATAGGCACGGGGGAGCAGATTTCAGACTTAGCCCCCTTTGATCCAGAGCAGTACATCGCATCTTTGTTTGATTAG
- the rpsP gene encoding 30S ribosomal protein S16, whose translation MSVKIKLMRLGKIRTPHFRIVIADSRSARNSKAIEEIGRYSPASEPSLIEVNTERVQYWLGVGAQPTEAVTALLKITGDYQKAHGLPGSEGSLKPQPVKIDKRVAYEAAVKEAMNEPADGATTLKKKAAEKLAAKAAPVVEEAPVAQEAPVAEETPVAQEAPVVEEAAAVAEAPAEVVAEAVAEETPQA comes from the coding sequence GTGTCAGTAAAGATCAAGTTAATGCGTCTTGGAAAGATTCGTACACCACATTTTCGTATTGTGATTGCAGATTCTCGTTCCGCTAGAAATTCAAAAGCGATTGAAGAGATTGGCCGCTACTCACCAGCATCTGAGCCGTCTCTAATTGAAGTTAACACAGAGCGAGTTCAATATTGGTTAGGCGTTGGCGCACAGCCAACTGAGGCAGTAACTGCACTTCTTAAAATTACTGGTGATTACCAAAAAGCTCATGGCTTGCCAGGCAGCGAGGGATCACTTAAGCCACAGCCAGTGAAAATTGATAAGCGAGTTGCTTATGAAGCTGCTGTTAAAGAGGCAATGAATGAGCCAGCAGATGGCGCAACAACCCTGAAGAAGAAAGCTGCAGAGAAATTGGCTGCAAAGGCTGCTCCAGTAGTTGAAGAAGCACCTGTTGCACAAGAGGCTCCAGTTGCCGAAGAAACACCTGTAGCGCAAGAGGCTCCAGTTGTTGAAGAAGCAGCGGCAGTTGCTGAAGCTCCAGCTGAAGTTGTTGCCGAAGCGGTTGCTGAAGAAACTCCACAAGCTTAA
- a CDS encoding ribonuclease HII, translating into MIEQTLLKAGLKNIAGVDEAGRGPCAGPLVVAAVILKDPLSPALSEVKDSKELTELKREQLFDVVINNSITYSIIEITPQEIDQLGLHKCNIEGMRRAVNGLKNPPEYVLTDGYAIPGLTIPNLSVWKGDQVAISISAASILAKVYRDRIMIALDKSYPNYGLASHKGYITALHTEAIKKFGVLPIHRKSFANIAALLN; encoded by the coding sequence ATGATTGAGCAAACCCTGCTTAAAGCTGGACTTAAAAACATAGCAGGAGTCGATGAAGCAGGCCGGGGACCATGTGCTGGTCCATTAGTTGTTGCAGCGGTAATTTTAAAGGATCCACTTTCACCAGCACTTAGCGAAGTAAAAGATTCAAAAGAACTTACTGAGTTAAAGCGAGAACAACTCTTTGATGTAGTAATTAACAATTCGATCACTTACTCAATAATTGAAATCACCCCACAAGAGATTGATCAACTTGGACTGCATAAATGCAATATTGAGGGTATGCGTCGAGCGGTAAATGGATTAAAGAATCCGCCAGAGTATGTATTAACTGATGGCTATGCCATTCCGGGGCTTACCATCCCAAATCTTTCTGTTTGGAAAGGTGATCAAGTAGCAATATCCATTAGCGCTGCATCAATCTTGGCAAAGGTATATCGAGATCGAATAATGATTGCTTTGGATAAATCCTATCCAAATTATGGTTTGGCAAGTCACAAAGGGTATATAACAGCGCTACATACTGAAGCTATTAAGAAATTTGGAGTGCTACCCATACATAGAAAATCATTCGCAAACATTGCAGCACTTCTTAATTGA
- a CDS encoding chromosome segregation SMC family protein, with translation MYLKSMNLKGFKSFASSTTLNFEQGITCVVGPNGSGKSNVVDALSWVMGEQGAKSLRGGKMEDVIFAGTSGRAPLGRAEVSVTIDNADGVLPIDFSEVTITRVLFRNGSSEYLLNGETTRLLDIQELLSDSGIGREMHVIVGQGQLDAILLANPEERRAFIEEAAGVLKHRKRKEKAIRKLDSMQTNLARIQDLTVELRRQLRPLGKQAEVARKASVIQSDVRDSKLRLLADDLTRMRSEMEVEVADENVLRERKEQVERELNTARAREVELDAIAASENPQLIAAQENFYRLTAQREQIRGVQNLSSERARFLAEEAEEAKAIGRDPKALEDEALVLRQEESALATQVKISQDQLQVDSNSLKAIEQQLALEENRVSASLRAIADQREGTARQEGHINGLRSRIDATTGEITRLTAAKDSADGRLRGYRESFALIETQISSLTATEPGLDNQFNKLKGDLKSAEAELKVLTDKLQSTEKLRAGSLGRLTAFTEITELVAASQNANLIEKISVLTSNCEAEVAKVSADCDRIKFELTASQNRFDSINREYEVALSKLNDSDAAMTGLAEQLAVAGQNVKNTGEELDRLIAALDAANEQRTFDERDLAAAIAQFESHQTPLEPDLTHLEDLRSQVSGARSKEVEARLSLRTIEERRDAIAQRAIALENQASAERDAASKSISRRENRAQAAVTAQEIADTAYEALIQIESSISKAGAERARLEKSRSDREGEILNLRTVGRELAIELERLTSSVHKDEIARAEQRLRIEQLESKAVEELGVDVSTLLTEYGPSNDVPTFYENEQGEFVPGDLIPYRRDQQEKRLAQAERSLTLLGKINPLALEEYSSLEERLRYLAEQLEDLKKTKKDLLDIIKEVDDRVQQIFTQAYEDTAREFEIVFARLFPGGDGKLILTNPSDMLTSGVDVEARPPGKRVKRLSLLSGGERSLVAVALLIAIFKARPSPFYVMDEVEAALDDTNLGRLLGVFEELREKSQLIIITHQKRTMEIADALYGVTMRGDGVSEVISQRIREVDAVS, from the coding sequence ATGTATCTAAAGAGTATGAACCTAAAAGGGTTCAAATCCTTTGCCTCCTCCACCACCTTAAATTTTGAACAGGGCATTACGTGCGTGGTCGGACCAAATGGATCTGGTAAATCAAACGTAGTCGACGCTCTGTCTTGGGTAATGGGTGAGCAGGGTGCTAAATCATTACGTGGTGGAAAGATGGAAGATGTAATTTTCGCTGGCACCTCTGGCCGTGCGCCACTAGGTCGTGCTGAAGTATCAGTAACAATTGATAACGCAGATGGCGTTCTTCCAATTGATTTTTCTGAAGTAACAATCACCCGTGTTTTATTTAGAAATGGTTCATCTGAATATTTATTAAATGGGGAAACTACAAGATTATTAGACATTCAAGAGTTACTCAGTGATAGTGGTATTGGTCGGGAAATGCATGTAATCGTTGGACAAGGTCAGTTAGATGCAATCTTGCTGGCAAATCCAGAGGAACGGCGAGCATTTATTGAAGAAGCCGCTGGTGTCTTAAAGCACCGTAAGCGAAAAGAAAAAGCAATTCGAAAATTAGACTCAATGCAAACTAACCTTGCTCGAATTCAAGATCTAACTGTTGAGCTACGCCGACAATTAAGACCGCTCGGTAAACAGGCAGAAGTGGCGAGAAAAGCCTCAGTAATTCAATCAGATGTTAGAGATTCAAAGCTTCGCTTACTAGCTGATGACCTAACTCGGATGAGATCTGAGATGGAGGTTGAAGTTGCTGATGAGAATGTTTTGCGTGAGCGAAAAGAGCAGGTAGAGCGAGAGCTAAACACTGCAAGAGCACGTGAGGTTGAGTTAGATGCAATTGCTGCAAGTGAGAATCCACAATTAATTGCAGCTCAAGAAAACTTTTATCGACTAACTGCCCAACGTGAGCAAATTCGTGGCGTTCAGAATTTATCCTCCGAGCGAGCCAGATTCTTAGCTGAGGAAGCAGAAGAAGCCAAAGCAATTGGCCGGGATCCAAAAGCACTAGAAGATGAAGCATTAGTTTTACGACAAGAAGAGTCAGCACTGGCAACGCAGGTAAAAATCTCACAGGATCAGTTACAAGTTGATTCAAATTCATTAAAGGCAATTGAGCAACAACTAGCGTTAGAAGAAAACCGAGTATCTGCTTCACTGCGTGCGATTGCAGATCAACGTGAAGGAACTGCAAGACAAGAAGGTCACATAAATGGACTTAGATCAAGAATTGATGCCACCACTGGTGAGATAACTCGATTAACTGCTGCTAAAGATTCAGCTGATGGCAGATTACGAGGTTACCGAGAAAGTTTTGCATTAATTGAAACACAAATATCATCGCTAACTGCAACAGAGCCAGGCTTAGATAATCAATTTAATAAATTAAAGGGAGATTTAAAATCTGCTGAAGCAGAATTAAAGGTTTTAACTGACAAACTGCAATCTACTGAGAAATTACGAGCAGGTTCACTTGGAAGATTAACCGCATTCACAGAGATCACTGAGTTAGTGGCTGCCTCACAAAATGCCAATTTAATTGAGAAAATTTCAGTATTAACATCTAATTGCGAGGCCGAAGTAGCAAAGGTGTCAGCAGATTGTGATCGCATTAAGTTTGAATTGACTGCCTCACAAAACCGTTTTGATTCAATTAACCGCGAATATGAGGTAGCACTTTCTAAATTAAATGATTCAGATGCAGCCATGACTGGATTAGCTGAGCAATTAGCTGTGGCAGGCCAAAATGTTAAGAACACGGGTGAGGAGCTAGATCGTTTAATCGCAGCGTTAGATGCAGCAAATGAGCAGCGCACCTTTGACGAACGAGATTTAGCCGCTGCAATTGCGCAATTTGAATCACACCAAACTCCATTGGAGCCAGACTTAACTCATCTGGAGGATTTAAGGTCTCAAGTATCTGGTGCTCGTTCAAAAGAGGTTGAAGCAAGATTAAGTTTGCGCACAATTGAAGAACGTCGAGATGCAATTGCTCAACGTGCGATTGCATTAGAAAATCAAGCAAGCGCTGAACGAGATGCAGCCTCAAAATCTATTTCTCGCAGGGAAAATCGAGCTCAGGCTGCGGTGACTGCCCAAGAAATTGCAGACACTGCATATGAGGCATTAATTCAAATTGAATCATCAATTTCAAAAGCTGGTGCAGAGCGTGCGCGACTTGAGAAATCACGATCTGACCGAGAAGGTGAGATTTTAAATCTAAGAACTGTTGGCAGGGAGTTGGCAATTGAGTTAGAAAGACTAACTTCTAGCGTTCATAAAGATGAGATCGCTCGCGCCGAGCAAAGATTGAGAATTGAGCAACTTGAAAGCAAAGCGGTGGAGGAGTTAGGTGTTGATGTTTCAACACTTCTAACTGAGTATGGCCCAAGTAATGATGTGCCGACATTTTATGAAAATGAGCAAGGTGAGTTTGTACCAGGAGACTTAATCCCATACCGCAGAGATCAGCAAGAAAAACGTTTAGCGCAGGCAGAGCGCTCACTAACTTTGCTGGGCAAGATCAATCCATTAGCACTTGAGGAGTACTCATCACTTGAAGAACGACTACGTTATTTAGCCGAACAGTTAGAAGATTTAAAGAAAACTAAAAAGGATTTGTTGGACATAATCAAAGAGGTGGATGATCGGGTGCAACAGATCTTTACTCAAGCGTATGAAGATACTGCTCGTGAGTTTGAAATTGTCTTTGCTCGACTATTTCCAGGTGGTGATGGAAAGTTAATTCTTACCAACCCATCAGATATGTTGACATCAGGAGTTGATGTTGAGGCTCGGCCACCTGGCAAACGAGTTAAGCGATTATCACTTCTATCTGGAGGTGAGCGATCACTAGTAGCGGTGGCTTTGTTAATTGCAATCTTTAAAGCAAGACCTTCACCATTTTATGTAATGGATGAGGTTGAAGCCGCACTGGACGATACAAACTTGGGAAGATTATTGGGCGTCTTTGAAGAGCTACGTGAAAAATCACAGCTGATTATTATTACCCACCAAAAGCGGACAATGGAGATTGCTGACGCGCTCTATGGCGTAACAATGCGTGGTGATGGAGTCAGCGAAGTCATCTCGCAGCGAATTCGTGAAGTCGACGCAGTTTCTTAA